A single genomic interval of Gossypium raimondii isolate GPD5lz chromosome 11, ASM2569854v1, whole genome shotgun sequence harbors:
- the LOC105804065 gene encoding uncharacterized protein LOC105804065, producing MAAKNKKTNIKAKGKGVVMSNGPRLAPRVLMPVNNMTGSSSESGLKPFDNGEKIGLKDDANPFFGSTRSDDRVPRYQQKKGCQVGLVTKQCSNPESEIASFKFGERNMDDKNTGQRSTRLEETQRTRPPDIELEISKHPSVEVTMVMKKIFEGIERESGKRWATSIMDSKSCDLFCIQKVLDTYWMPSERG from the exons ATGGCAgctaaaaataagaaaacaaacattaaagctaaagggaAAGGGGTTGTAATGTCAAATGGGCCAAGATTGGCCCCAAGGGTTTTAATGCCAGTTAATAACATGACGGGTTCTTCATCAGAGAGTGGGTTGAAACCATTTGATAATGGTGAGAAAATAGGCCTTAAAGATGATGCTAACCCATTTTTTGGTTCAACTCGTTCAGATGATAGGGTCCCTAGATATCAACAAAAGAAAGGCTGTCAAGTTGGTTTAGTCACGAAACAATGCTCCAATCCTGAAAGTGAAATCGCTTCTTTCAAATTTGGGGAACGCAACATGGATGACAAGAATACGGGTCAACGATCGACGAGATTGGAGGAAACCCAGCGCACAAGACCACCAGATATAGAATTGGAGATTTCAAAGCATCCCTCGGTGGAGGTAACGATGGTtatgaagaaaatatttgaaGGCATTGAAAGGGAATCAG GTAAAAGGTGGGCCACAAGCATTATGGACTCTAAATCTTGTGACCTATTTTGCATACAGAAGGTGTTGGATACATATTGGATGCCATCGGAGAGAGGGTGA